GGTAGCACCCGTTACAAAAATCATTAATTATTTTACTTGATTACTGACTAAAATATAACAATATTTTCTATCCGGCAATTCTTCCGGATCCGGCAAAAATTCCTCAGAAAAACTGCTTTTGCAAATTTGCGATTTTTAAAGCATAATTCAACTTTATTTAACCAATATTATCACTCAGAAATCAACAAACCAGAAAAATTTTAATCGCAACAGATCATTACATTTAAAAGTCCTGAAAGAATGTACAACTTTCAGGACTTCTATCATAAGAAACACGCTATTTTCTAAGCCATTACCTCATTATTTCTTCTTGGAGCTTTGTCACAAAGAACGTCTGCAATGCTCTTGGAAATAAGGTTTCCTTCTGTAAGATTATCCAGCCAGAAGAATTCTCCTGCCGCATTAATCTCGATGAAATAATATTCGTCTTCAGGGGAAACGATCATGTCGATTGCTCCATAGTCTACATTGTAAATATCGAGAAGTTCAAGCAGTTTTGCTTCTACATCTCCCGGAAGTTCTGTCCTGTTCCATTTATCAATGAGATTGATCCCATCTTTTCTCCAGTCTACTTTAGCATCTTCGGACTGCTGGGAATCTATTTCAAATGCATAAACATCTCTTCCCACAATGGTAATACGAAGTTCTTTTTTCTTTTGAATCATCTGCTGGAACTGCATAGGGCAGTATAACAATGAATCAAGTTCTTCTAATTTATCTTCGCTGACAACGTTAGTAAACACTACATTTTCAACACCGTCTTCATAGATAGCAAAACCGGTTTGCATCTTGGCGACTACATTCTGATGTTTCAGAATAAATTTTCTAGCTTCATCAGGATTGTTGGTAAGACATGTGGCTGGAATGGTCAGTCCTAATTTATCTGCAATTTTCAATTGTTCTTCCTTACTGTCGAGTCTTCTGTAAACACTTGGTTTACCTAAAGAATAAGCATCCACAGATTCAAAGAAACCAAAAAGGGTATTTCTGATTTCTCCCATTGCCGCACCGTAAAACTTAGAGTCCATTTCTTCTCTCAGTCCTTTTCCGATATTGTAAGCTCTTCTGTACCAGATGGCAGAAATATCATCCAAACGATGTTTTGCATCTGGAGTTTCAAGAAAACTTATCCACTCTCCATCCTGGAAAATGGTAGACAGTTTGTTTTGTAAAGGATAAATATCAACATCAAAGCGAATGACTTCACAGCCATTTTTTCCGATGTATTCTGTTACTTTTTCAATAGAAAAATTATCTGCGGTATGGGTAATAATTAAAATTTTATTCATGGAAATTGATTCTTTTGATAAGATTATCGGCAATTCTTTCTGCGATGGGAAATCCCAGTTCTTTCTGAAGCATTCCCCACTCTCCCTGTGGATTCACTTCAAGGAAATAATATGCTCCGTCTCTTCCTTTAATCATATCAATGGCTCCTATATAAAGTCCCATTTCGTTCATCATGGAAGTGAGATTGGTTTTGATGGAATCCGGAAGTTCGTAAGCTGACCAGAAATAGCCTTCACGAGCTACCCTCCAATCTGCATTTTCACTGTTATTGATCTTTCCTGTGAAGAAATCACCGTCTACATAGACGATTCTCAATTCGTATTCTTTGTCAATGTAAGGTTGAAAAATCATGGGACAGTAAGCAATATCTGAAAGGTGTTCCAAGGATTCTTCTTCAATAACCGTAGTGGAAATCATATTTTCTCCTGACATGGTTTTTGCGGTTACTCCATGAAGCTTAGCAATTGCTTTTCCCTGACAGTATTGATAGAAAAATGTTGTTATTTTTTCTTCATCATTGGAAAAAATGGTTTTGGGAATGGTTAAATTATTTCTTTCTGCTACTTTTAGCTGAAAAATCTTATTTCCATCAACTTTTTTTTCATTTTCATAAGGATTGATCCAGGGAATATGTTCTAAGGCAGTCATCAGATTGTAACGCAGACTTCCGTATTCATTCAGGAAGATTCTTTCATAGTCCTGATCCAATTCTTCGGGAGCAGTGACCCTCCAGGCTTTTCTATGCCACACCCCTTTAACAGCATCAGAATGAATGGTATTTCCGAACTCGTCA
The window above is part of the Chryseobacterium sp. MA9 genome. Proteins encoded here:
- a CDS encoding MvdC family ATP-grasp ribosomal peptide maturase, which encodes MILCITHSQDFYNIDIFFEYLTSKNIPCFRLNSDRLNHLQKISIYENSFELTDEFGNTIHSDAVKGVWHRKAWRVTAPEELDQDYERIFLNEYGSLRYNLMTALEHIPWINPYENEKKVDGNKIFQLKVAERNNLTIPKTIFSNDEEKITTFFYQYCQGKAIAKLHGVTAKTMSGENMISTTVIEEESLEHLSDIAYCPMIFQPYIDKEYELRIVYVDGDFFTGKINNSENADWRVAREGYFWSAYELPDSIKTNLTSMMNEMGLYIGAIDMIKGRDGAYYFLEVNPQGEWGMLQKELGFPIAERIADNLIKRINFHE
- a CDS encoding MvdD family ATP-grasp ribosomal peptide maturase → MNKILIITHTADNFSIEKVTEYIGKNGCEVIRFDVDIYPLQNKLSTIFQDGEWISFLETPDAKHRLDDISAIWYRRAYNIGKGLREEMDSKFYGAAMGEIRNTLFGFFESVDAYSLGKPSVYRRLDSKEEQLKIADKLGLTIPATCLTNNPDEARKFILKHQNVVAKMQTGFAIYEDGVENVVFTNVVSEDKLEELDSLLYCPMQFQQMIQKKKELRITIVGRDVYAFEIDSQQSEDAKVDWRKDGINLIDKWNRTELPGDVEAKLLELLDIYNVDYGAIDMIVSPEDEYYFIEINAAGEFFWLDNLTEGNLISKSIADVLCDKAPRRNNEVMA